The following is a genomic window from Chryseobacterium sp. StRB126.
AGACCCTATATAAAACAAAAAAACACTGGACCGAAATCCAGCGTTTTTCCTATATTAAAGAAAATCTTTAATTATTCTGCATCGAAATCAGCATCTGTATCAGCAGATACCTTTTCTCCTTCTTCTTTAGATTTTTCTTTATCAGCTTTTCTTTGAGACTGACCTTCTTTGATAGAATCAGAAACAATGCTCAAGATCATATCGATAGATTTAGAAGCATCATCGTTTCCTGGGATAACGAAATCTACTTTTCTAGGATCAGAGTTTGTATCAACGATACCGAAAACTGGAATACCAAGTTTCTTAGCTTCAGTTACCGCGATGTGTTCTCTTAAGATATCAACTACAAAAATTGCAGAAGGAAGTCTAACCATGTCAGAGATAGAACCTAAGTTTTTCTCTAAGTTAGCTCTTTGTCTGTCAACTTGTAATCTTTCTTTTTTAGATAAAGTTTCGAACGTACCGTCTTTTTTCATTTTGTCGATAGAGTTCATCTTCTTTACCGCCTTTCTGATAGTAACGAAGTTCGTTAACATACCTCCAGGCCATCTTTCTGTAATATAAGGCATATTAAGTTCAGAAGCGTGTTTTGCAACTACTTCTTTCGCTTGCTTCTTAGTAGCTACGAAAAGAACTTTTTTACCTGCAGAAGTTAATTTTTCTAAAGCGCTGCACGCTTCATCTAATTTAACTGCTGTTTTATGTAAGTCTACAATGTGAATACCGTTCTTCTCCATAAAAATGTATGGAGCCATATTTGGATTCCACTTTCTAGTCATGTGACCGAAGTGTACGCCAGCCTCTAAAAGGTCTTTTACATTTGCTTTTGCCATGTTTTCTGTTTTTGTTAGTTTACTTTCCGTCTTTTAAACAATCAACAACTTCTTTAGATGGGAGAAGCGTTTGGATGCTAAACGTAACGGGCAATTGGCGGTTGGCTTGTTGCTTTTGGCAATTGGCTTTTCGCCGAGATTAAGTTTAAAAAAAATTTAATACATTTCTGTAGCCAATAGCCATAAGCCATTCGCCCACAAGAAATCTTAACGTTTTGAGAATTGGAATCTCTTTCTTGCTTTTTTCTGACCTGGCTTCTTTCTTTCCACCATTCTTGCGTCTCTTGTAAGTAAACCAGCTGGCTTTAATGCTAATCTGAACTCAGCGTTGATTTCGCATAAAGCTCTTGAAATACCTAATCTGATAGCCTCTGCCTGACCTGTATTACCACCACCGAATACGTTTACGGTAACGTCATACTGACCA
Proteins encoded in this region:
- the rpsB gene encoding 30S ribosomal protein S2, whose protein sequence is MAKANVKDLLEAGVHFGHMTRKWNPNMAPYIFMEKNGIHIVDLHKTAVKLDEACSALEKLTSAGKKVLFVATKKQAKEVVAKHASELNMPYITERWPGGMLTNFVTIRKAVKKMNSIDKMKKDGTFETLSKKERLQVDRQRANLEKNLGSISDMVRLPSAIFVVDILREHIAVTEAKKLGIPVFGIVDTNSDPRKVDFVIPGNDDASKSIDMILSIVSDSIKEGQSQRKADKEKSKEEGEKVSADTDADFDAE
- the rpsI gene encoding 30S ribosomal protein S9, which translates into the protein MSIVHKIGRRKTSVARVYVRPGSGVITVNGKDAATYFSTDVMVYKLNQPFILSETVGQYDVTVNVFGGGNTGQAEAIRLGISRALCEINAEFRLALKPAGLLTRDARMVERKKPGQKKARKRFQFSKR